The proteins below come from a single Malus domestica chromosome 03, GDT2T_hap1 genomic window:
- the LOC103427238 gene encoding DDT domain-containing protein PTM-like isoform X2 codes for MDNPVVKKRGRPRKRKAEDEKDLKFGPEAKKRAVETRLIVLVGRYVLKDFGRSGIFLGKVVYYGAGLYRVNYEDGDCEDLESREIRGILVGDDDFDTGLNVRRKKLDDLVSKLNRETAAGLDKNVVNSVQEVDRIDSPALSDLGGGVKIESDETQIEGDDDSSSDSSEYARDRDMGFDDKPPPVPPPQLPPSSGTIGVPEQYVSHLFSVYGFLRSFSISLFLNPFTLDDFVGSLNCCAPNTLLDAIHVVLLRALRRHLDTLSSDGSEVAPKCLRCIDWNLIDTLTWPVYLVQYLTIMGYTKGPDWRGFYNDVLGKEYYLLSVGRKLIILQILCDDVLDAKDLRDELDMREESEVGIDYDAEVTNPLVSGPRRVHPRYSKTSAWKDREEVETNHTSGNANSISSKGVKEDMDDVDHNSDECRLCGMDGTLLCCDGCPSAYHTRCIGVMKLSIPEGSWYCPDCTIDKIGPTITMGTSVKGAQIFGIDSYEHIFMGTCNHLLVLKETINTEPCVRYYNQNDIPKVLKVLHSSGQHTALYSDVCKAILQYWSIPESILSFPEATETEIPLEYTKEGAKSSTRSLPLPGKENPTVTDPIKAENYVTSSNGGSEPQERRPLIIKIRTRQKMEFSDPNGTGSQQADPSHLTHQSSVERPLAVARSTCTSGNINSSYSEHACMGAFYKPQAYINYYMHGEFAASAASKLAAISSEETRVSDSQALGNPRKVASANISLQTKAFSLTASRFFWPSSEKKLVEVPRERCGWCLSCKASVSSKRGCMLNHAALSATKGTMKTLASLHPIKNGEGNLVSIATYVLYMEESLGGLVTGPFVNENYRNQWRKQIYQGSSFRAIKALLLELEANIRTIALSGEWIKLVDDWLVESLMIQSATCSVGPTQKRGPNSRRGRKQNAIHDDKDDDCRDQSFVWWQGGKLSKLIFQRAILSFSLVKKAARQGGWKKIPGISYADGSEIPKRSRQSVWRAAVEMSKNASQLALQVRYLDYHLRWSDLVRPEQNLPDGKGVETDASVFRNANICDKKSVKNSTIYGVDFGSQKHLPNRVIKSIIETEESQDGYNKFWFPELRIPLYLIKEYEERVGKALLPSAEEPLNMFRKLQKQQWKVPRRDIFFYLVCKRENLDLCSCSSCQLNVLMRNAFKCSICQGYCHEDCTMSSTVSTNEEVEFLITCKQCYHAKAFTKNANLKESPTSPLHLQMQEYQTPMTVTSVARTKNYNQPVTHVKGQETRSEKKATSESALAAKRRRGICSWGIIWKKKNGQETDTDFLLNNILLADGSEVHGLYPVCHLCHMPYQSDLMYICCETCKNWYHAEAVELNESKISEVAGFKCCKCRRIKSPVCPYTDSKNIKMLENKKVHTRRSKQETVGEDSDSATISISDSKLYEPATPIFPMEEVPMQDGDPLLFSLAKVELVTEYDSEVNAQWNTAEPGPRKLPVRRGIKREEDVDGFHESNISHPGISTHGEMNYLSNSMDFAPSHVEWDASMNGFEGEMVHDYEDLNYENMEPQTVFTINELLAPDDGDQLDGFEAFADESGNLENQYTVFQDGGPDQYNIATFTDEVKSAVDMMQCQVCSLQEPSPDLSCQNCGLLIHNECSPWTESSPMNGSWKCGQCREWR; via the exons ATGGACAATCCGGTGGTCAAAAAGAGGGGTCGCCCTAGGAAGCGTAAAGCGGAGGATGAAAAGGACCTGAAATTTGGTCCGGAAGCTAAGAAACGGGCTGTGGAGACAAGGTTGATTGTGTTGGTGGGTAGATATGTGTTGAAAGACTTCGGAAGGAGTGGGATTTTTCTTGGGAAAGTTGTGTATTATGGTGCCGGGTTGTATAGAGTTAATTACGAAGATGGCGATTGTGAGGACTTGGAGAGTCGCGAGATTCGTGGCATCCTTGTTGGTGATGATGATTTTGACACTGGTTTGAATGTTAGGAGGAAGAAATTAGATGATTTAGTGTCGAAATTGAATAGGGAAACTGCAGCTGGGTTGGATAAGAATGTTGTAAACTCAGTCCAGGAGGTGGATAGGATCGACTCACCAGCATTGAGTGATTTGGGCGGTGGAGTAAAGATCGAGAGTGATGAGACTCAAATTGAAGGTGACGATGATTCGTCTAGTGATTCAAGTGAGTATGCACGGGATAGAGATATGGGTTTTGATGATAAGCCACCCCCTGTCCCACCACCACAATTGCCGCCTTCTTCAGGTACCATAGGCGTGCCAGAGCAGTATGTTTCACATCTTTTCTCCGTATATGGTTTCTTGCGATCATTTAGCATCTCcctgttcttgaaccccttcacactgGATGATTTTGTGGGATCGCTTAATTGCTGTGCTCCAAACACACTGTTGGATGCAATTCATGTTGTTTTGCTGCGTGCTTTGAGGCGTCATCTTGACACACTCTCATCTGATGGCTCAGAGGTAGCACCAAAGTGTTTGAG GTGCATTGATTGGAACTTGATTGATACATTGACTTGGCCAGTTTACTTGGTCCAGTATTTGACAATTATGGGATATACAAAAGGACCTGATTGGAGAGGCTTTTATAATGATGTTTTAGGCAAGGAGTATTATCTACTATCAGTTGGTAGAAAGTTAATTATTTTGCAAATCCTTTGCGACGATGTCTTAGATGCTAAAGATCTGAGAGATGAATTAGACATGCGTGAAGAATCAGAAGTCGGAATAGATTATGATGCAGAAGTAACGAATCCTCTTGTAAGTGGGCCAAGAAGGGTCCACCCGAGATATTCTAAAACTTCCGCCTGGAAGGACAGAGAAGAGGTGGAAACTAATCACACATCTGGTAATGCTAATTCAATCAGTTCCAAAGGTGTAAAAGAGGACATGGATGATGTAGATCACAACTCTGATGAATGTCGGCTTTGtggcatggatggaaccttgcTTTGCTGTGATGGGTGTCCTTCTGCTTACCACACAAGGTGTATTGGTGTTATGAAATTGTCTATACCAGAAGGGTCCTGGTATTGTCCTGATTGCACAATTGATAAGATTGGGCCAACAATTACAATGGGAACATCTGTTAAAGGAGCACAAATATTTGGCATTGATTCCTACGAGCACATCTTCATGGGTACTTGCAACCACTTACTGGT GCTCAAGGAAACTATCAATACAGAACCATGTGTTAGATATTACAATCAGAATGATATTCCAAAAGTCCTTAAAGTTTTACATTCATCTGGCCAACATACAGCTTTATACTCGGATGTGTGCAAGGCAATTTTACAATATTGGAGTATCCCAGAAAGTATCTTATCTTTTCCAGAAGCGACTGAAACAGAAATTCCATTGGAATATACAAAGGAAGGTGCAAAATCTTCTACTCGGTCACTTCCTTTGCCTGGCAAGGAAAATCCTACAGTTACAGATCCGATCAAGGCTGAGAATTATGTGACTAGT AGCAATGGTGGCAGTGAACCACAGGAGCGCCGGCCTTTGATTATCAAGATACGTACAAGGCAGAAAATGGAATTTTCTGATCCTAATGGTACTGGTAGCCAGCAGGCTGATCCATCTCATCTGACCCACCAAAGTTCAGTTGAGAGACCGCTTGCAGTAGCCCGTAGTACATGCACCTCAGGGAACATCAACAGTTCTTACAGTGAGCATGCATGCATGGGGGCTTTTTATAAACCTCAGGCATACATAAATTACTATATGCATGGAGAGTTTGCTGCATCTGCTGCTTCCAAACTTGCTGCAATATCATCAGAAGAAACTCGGGTCTCAGATAGTCAGGCTTTAGGCAATCCCAGGAAAGTTGCGTCTGCAAACATTTCATTGCAAACAAAAGCCTTCTCATTAACAGCCTCACGATTCTTCTGGCCAAGTTCTGAAAAGAAGCTTGTGGAGGTTCCAAGGGAGAGGTGTGGTTGGTGTCTTTCTTGTAAGGCTTCAGTGTCAAGCAAGAGAGGATGTATGCTAAATCATGCTGCTTTGAGTGCCACCAAAGGTACTATGAAGACCCTTGCCAGCCTGCATCCAATAAAGAATGGGGAGGGGAATCTTGTAAGCATTGCAACATATGTTTTATACATGGAGGAGAGTTTAGGTGGCCTAGTAACTGGACCCTTTGTAAATGAAAATTATAGAAACCAGTGGCGCAAACAAATTTATCAAGGATCAAGTTTCCGTGCAATAAAAGCGCTATTGCTTGAA CTTGAGGCAAATATCCGAACCATTGCTCTATCTGGGGAGTGGATTAAGCTGGTGGATGATTGGTTGGTTGAATCTTTGATGATTCAAAGTGCAACTTGCTCTGTTGGCCCTACACAAAAACGTGGACCAAACAGCAGGAGGGGTAGGAAGCAGAATGCGATTCATGACGATAAAGATGATGATTGCCGTGACCAGAGTTTTGTCTGGTGGCAAGGTGGGAAGCTATCAAAGCTTATATTCCAGAGAGCAATTTTATCATTTTCACTGGTTAAAAAAGCAGCTCGCCAGG GTGGTTGGAAGAAAATACCTGGTATATCTTATGCTGATGGTTCTGAGATTCCTAAAAGAAGCAGGCAGTCAGTATGGAGGGCTGCAGTTGAAATGAGTAAGAACGCATCACAGCTTGCGCTTCAG GTCAGATATTTGGACTATCATCTGAGATGGAGTGATCTTGTTCGTCCTGAGCAGAACCTCCCTGATGGGAAGGGTGTGGAGACAGATGCATCTGTTTTTAGAAATGCAAATATATGTGATAAAAAATCTGTGAAGAACAGTACCATatatggggttgattttggtaGTCAAAAGCATCTGCCTAACCGTGTAATAAAGAGTATCATTGAAACAGAGGAAAGTCAAGATGGATATAACAAGTTTTGGTTTCCTGAACTGCGCATTCCTTTATATTTGATTAAAGAATATGAAGAAAGGGTGGGCAAAGCTCTTTTGCCATCAGCTGAGGAGCCTTTGAATATGTTTCGCAAGTTACAGAAACAGCAGTGGAAGGTTCCCCGCAGGGACATATTTTTCTATCTTGTGTGCAAGAGAGAGAATCTGGACTTGTGTTCCTGCTCTTCATGTCAACTGAATGTTTTAATGCG GAATGCATTCAAGTGCAGCATCTGTCAAG GTTATTGTCATGAGGACTGTACTATGAGTTCAACAGTTTCTACAAATGAAGAGGTTGAGTTCTTGATCACTTGCAAGCAGTGCTACCATGCAAAGGCTTTCACTAAAAATGCAAACTTGAAGGAGTCTCCAACTAGTCCTTTGCACTTGCAAATGCAAGAATATCAAACTCCCATGACAGTCACCAGTGTTGCACGGACCAAAAATTACAATCAACCAGTAACACATGTCAAAGGACAAGAGACGCGTTCCGAGAAGAAAGCAACTTCAGAGTCTGCTTTGGCAGCAAAAAGACGTCGCGGCATTTGTTCTTGGGGTATTATATGGAAAAAGAAGAACGGCCAGGAAACTGACACTGATTTCCTGCTTAATAACATACTTCTTGCGGATGGTTCAGAAGTGCATGGGTTGTATCCTGTTTGCCACTTGTGCCATATGCCATATCAGTCAGATCTGATGTATATATGCTGCGAAACTTGCAAAA ATTGGTACCATGCTGAAGCTGTTGAGCTCAACGAGTCAAAGATTTCTGAAGTGGCTGGTTTCAAGTGCTGCAAGTGTCGGAGGATAAAATCACCCGTGTGTCCTTACACTGATTCTAAAAACATAAAGATGCTTGAGAACAAGAAGGTTCACACTAGGCGTTCAAAGCAAGAAACAGTTGGAGAGGACTCTGATTCTGCAACCATTTCCATATCTGATTCTAAATTGTACGAACCTGCTACTCCAATATTTCCCATGGAGGAAGTGCCCATGCAGGATGGTGAtcctcttctcttttctctcgcTAAAGTTGAGTTAGTTACAGAGTACGATTCAGAAGTTAATGCTCAATGGAATACTGCTGAGCCAGGGCCTAGGAAATTACCAGTGAGAAGGGGTATTAAGCGTGAAGAGGATGTAGATGGCTTTCATGAGAGTAACATATCTCATCCTGGAATATCGACACATGGTGAAATGAATTACCTGTCAAATTCCATGGACTTTGCACCATCCCATGTTGAATGGGATGCCTCCATGAATGGATTCGAAGGTGAGATGGTGCATGACTATGAAGATCTGAACTATGAGAATATGGAACCGCAAACTGTCTTCACTATCAATGAGTTGCTTGCACCTGATGATGGTGACCAGTTGGATGGATTCGAAGCATTTGCAGATGAATCAGGAAATCTGGAAAACCAATATACAGTTTTCCAGGATGGAGGCCCTGATCAATATAACATAGCTACTTTCACTGATGAAGTAAAGTCTGCTGTTGATATGATGCAATGTCAGGTATGTTCACTTCAAGAACCATCCCCCGATCTTTCCTGCCAGAACTGTGGGCTATTGATACACAATGAGTGTTCTCCTTGGACTGAATCATCACCGATGAATGGAAGCTGGAAGTGTGGCCAGTGCAGAGAGTGGCGGTAG
- the LOC103427238 gene encoding DDT domain-containing protein PTM-like isoform X1 has protein sequence MDNPVVKKRGRPRKRKAEDEKDLKFGPEAKKRAVETRLIVLVGRYVLKDFGRSGIFLGKVVYYGAGLYRVNYEDGDCEDLESREIRGILVGDDDFDTGLNVRRKKLDDLVSKLNRETAAGLDKNVVNSVQEVDRIDSPALSDLGGGVKIESDETQIEGDDDSSSDSSEYARDRDMGFDDKPPPVPPPQLPPSSGTIGVPEQYVSHLFSVYGFLRSFSISLFLNPFTLDDFVGSLNCCAPNTLLDAIHVVLLRALRRHLDTLSSDGSEVAPKCLRCIDWNLIDTLTWPVYLVQYLTIMGYTKGPDWRGFYNDVLGKEYYLLSVGRKLIILQILCDDVLDAKDLRDELDMREESEVGIDYDAEVTNPLVSGPRRVHPRYSKTSAWKDREEVETNHTSGNANSISSKGVKEDMDDVDHNSDECRLCGMDGTLLCCDGCPSAYHTRCIGVMKLSIPEGSWYCPDCTIDKIGPTITMGTSVKGAQIFGIDSYEHIFMGTCNHLLVLKETINTEPCVRYYNQNDIPKVLKVLHSSGQHTALYSDVCKAILQYWSIPESILSFPEATETEIPLEYTKEGAKSSTRSLPLPGKENPTVTDPIKAENYVTSVSDTNLGYTAASSLNASDKIQADLPNFQSNGGSEPQERRPLIIKIRTRQKMEFSDPNGTGSQQADPSHLTHQSSVERPLAVARSTCTSGNINSSYSEHACMGAFYKPQAYINYYMHGEFAASAASKLAAISSEETRVSDSQALGNPRKVASANISLQTKAFSLTASRFFWPSSEKKLVEVPRERCGWCLSCKASVSSKRGCMLNHAALSATKGTMKTLASLHPIKNGEGNLVSIATYVLYMEESLGGLVTGPFVNENYRNQWRKQIYQGSSFRAIKALLLELEANIRTIALSGEWIKLVDDWLVESLMIQSATCSVGPTQKRGPNSRRGRKQNAIHDDKDDDCRDQSFVWWQGGKLSKLIFQRAILSFSLVKKAARQGGWKKIPGISYADGSEIPKRSRQSVWRAAVEMSKNASQLALQVRYLDYHLRWSDLVRPEQNLPDGKGVETDASVFRNANICDKKSVKNSTIYGVDFGSQKHLPNRVIKSIIETEESQDGYNKFWFPELRIPLYLIKEYEERVGKALLPSAEEPLNMFRKLQKQQWKVPRRDIFFYLVCKRENLDLCSCSSCQLNVLMRNAFKCSICQGYCHEDCTMSSTVSTNEEVEFLITCKQCYHAKAFTKNANLKESPTSPLHLQMQEYQTPMTVTSVARTKNYNQPVTHVKGQETRSEKKATSESALAAKRRRGICSWGIIWKKKNGQETDTDFLLNNILLADGSEVHGLYPVCHLCHMPYQSDLMYICCETCKNWYHAEAVELNESKISEVAGFKCCKCRRIKSPVCPYTDSKNIKMLENKKVHTRRSKQETVGEDSDSATISISDSKLYEPATPIFPMEEVPMQDGDPLLFSLAKVELVTEYDSEVNAQWNTAEPGPRKLPVRRGIKREEDVDGFHESNISHPGISTHGEMNYLSNSMDFAPSHVEWDASMNGFEGEMVHDYEDLNYENMEPQTVFTINELLAPDDGDQLDGFEAFADESGNLENQYTVFQDGGPDQYNIATFTDEVKSAVDMMQCQVCSLQEPSPDLSCQNCGLLIHNECSPWTESSPMNGSWKCGQCREWR, from the exons ATGGACAATCCGGTGGTCAAAAAGAGGGGTCGCCCTAGGAAGCGTAAAGCGGAGGATGAAAAGGACCTGAAATTTGGTCCGGAAGCTAAGAAACGGGCTGTGGAGACAAGGTTGATTGTGTTGGTGGGTAGATATGTGTTGAAAGACTTCGGAAGGAGTGGGATTTTTCTTGGGAAAGTTGTGTATTATGGTGCCGGGTTGTATAGAGTTAATTACGAAGATGGCGATTGTGAGGACTTGGAGAGTCGCGAGATTCGTGGCATCCTTGTTGGTGATGATGATTTTGACACTGGTTTGAATGTTAGGAGGAAGAAATTAGATGATTTAGTGTCGAAATTGAATAGGGAAACTGCAGCTGGGTTGGATAAGAATGTTGTAAACTCAGTCCAGGAGGTGGATAGGATCGACTCACCAGCATTGAGTGATTTGGGCGGTGGAGTAAAGATCGAGAGTGATGAGACTCAAATTGAAGGTGACGATGATTCGTCTAGTGATTCAAGTGAGTATGCACGGGATAGAGATATGGGTTTTGATGATAAGCCACCCCCTGTCCCACCACCACAATTGCCGCCTTCTTCAGGTACCATAGGCGTGCCAGAGCAGTATGTTTCACATCTTTTCTCCGTATATGGTTTCTTGCGATCATTTAGCATCTCcctgttcttgaaccccttcacactgGATGATTTTGTGGGATCGCTTAATTGCTGTGCTCCAAACACACTGTTGGATGCAATTCATGTTGTTTTGCTGCGTGCTTTGAGGCGTCATCTTGACACACTCTCATCTGATGGCTCAGAGGTAGCACCAAAGTGTTTGAG GTGCATTGATTGGAACTTGATTGATACATTGACTTGGCCAGTTTACTTGGTCCAGTATTTGACAATTATGGGATATACAAAAGGACCTGATTGGAGAGGCTTTTATAATGATGTTTTAGGCAAGGAGTATTATCTACTATCAGTTGGTAGAAAGTTAATTATTTTGCAAATCCTTTGCGACGATGTCTTAGATGCTAAAGATCTGAGAGATGAATTAGACATGCGTGAAGAATCAGAAGTCGGAATAGATTATGATGCAGAAGTAACGAATCCTCTTGTAAGTGGGCCAAGAAGGGTCCACCCGAGATATTCTAAAACTTCCGCCTGGAAGGACAGAGAAGAGGTGGAAACTAATCACACATCTGGTAATGCTAATTCAATCAGTTCCAAAGGTGTAAAAGAGGACATGGATGATGTAGATCACAACTCTGATGAATGTCGGCTTTGtggcatggatggaaccttgcTTTGCTGTGATGGGTGTCCTTCTGCTTACCACACAAGGTGTATTGGTGTTATGAAATTGTCTATACCAGAAGGGTCCTGGTATTGTCCTGATTGCACAATTGATAAGATTGGGCCAACAATTACAATGGGAACATCTGTTAAAGGAGCACAAATATTTGGCATTGATTCCTACGAGCACATCTTCATGGGTACTTGCAACCACTTACTGGT GCTCAAGGAAACTATCAATACAGAACCATGTGTTAGATATTACAATCAGAATGATATTCCAAAAGTCCTTAAAGTTTTACATTCATCTGGCCAACATACAGCTTTATACTCGGATGTGTGCAAGGCAATTTTACAATATTGGAGTATCCCAGAAAGTATCTTATCTTTTCCAGAAGCGACTGAAACAGAAATTCCATTGGAATATACAAAGGAAGGTGCAAAATCTTCTACTCGGTCACTTCCTTTGCCTGGCAAGGAAAATCCTACAGTTACAGATCCGATCAAGGCTGAGAATTATGTGACTAGTGTAAGTGATACCAATTTAGGTTACACGGCAGCTTCATCTCTCAATGCCTCTGATAAGATCCAAGCTGACCTTCCTAATTTTCAGAGCAATGGTGGCAGTGAACCACAGGAGCGCCGGCCTTTGATTATCAAGATACGTACAAGGCAGAAAATGGAATTTTCTGATCCTAATGGTACTGGTAGCCAGCAGGCTGATCCATCTCATCTGACCCACCAAAGTTCAGTTGAGAGACCGCTTGCAGTAGCCCGTAGTACATGCACCTCAGGGAACATCAACAGTTCTTACAGTGAGCATGCATGCATGGGGGCTTTTTATAAACCTCAGGCATACATAAATTACTATATGCATGGAGAGTTTGCTGCATCTGCTGCTTCCAAACTTGCTGCAATATCATCAGAAGAAACTCGGGTCTCAGATAGTCAGGCTTTAGGCAATCCCAGGAAAGTTGCGTCTGCAAACATTTCATTGCAAACAAAAGCCTTCTCATTAACAGCCTCACGATTCTTCTGGCCAAGTTCTGAAAAGAAGCTTGTGGAGGTTCCAAGGGAGAGGTGTGGTTGGTGTCTTTCTTGTAAGGCTTCAGTGTCAAGCAAGAGAGGATGTATGCTAAATCATGCTGCTTTGAGTGCCACCAAAGGTACTATGAAGACCCTTGCCAGCCTGCATCCAATAAAGAATGGGGAGGGGAATCTTGTAAGCATTGCAACATATGTTTTATACATGGAGGAGAGTTTAGGTGGCCTAGTAACTGGACCCTTTGTAAATGAAAATTATAGAAACCAGTGGCGCAAACAAATTTATCAAGGATCAAGTTTCCGTGCAATAAAAGCGCTATTGCTTGAA CTTGAGGCAAATATCCGAACCATTGCTCTATCTGGGGAGTGGATTAAGCTGGTGGATGATTGGTTGGTTGAATCTTTGATGATTCAAAGTGCAACTTGCTCTGTTGGCCCTACACAAAAACGTGGACCAAACAGCAGGAGGGGTAGGAAGCAGAATGCGATTCATGACGATAAAGATGATGATTGCCGTGACCAGAGTTTTGTCTGGTGGCAAGGTGGGAAGCTATCAAAGCTTATATTCCAGAGAGCAATTTTATCATTTTCACTGGTTAAAAAAGCAGCTCGCCAGG GTGGTTGGAAGAAAATACCTGGTATATCTTATGCTGATGGTTCTGAGATTCCTAAAAGAAGCAGGCAGTCAGTATGGAGGGCTGCAGTTGAAATGAGTAAGAACGCATCACAGCTTGCGCTTCAG GTCAGATATTTGGACTATCATCTGAGATGGAGTGATCTTGTTCGTCCTGAGCAGAACCTCCCTGATGGGAAGGGTGTGGAGACAGATGCATCTGTTTTTAGAAATGCAAATATATGTGATAAAAAATCTGTGAAGAACAGTACCATatatggggttgattttggtaGTCAAAAGCATCTGCCTAACCGTGTAATAAAGAGTATCATTGAAACAGAGGAAAGTCAAGATGGATATAACAAGTTTTGGTTTCCTGAACTGCGCATTCCTTTATATTTGATTAAAGAATATGAAGAAAGGGTGGGCAAAGCTCTTTTGCCATCAGCTGAGGAGCCTTTGAATATGTTTCGCAAGTTACAGAAACAGCAGTGGAAGGTTCCCCGCAGGGACATATTTTTCTATCTTGTGTGCAAGAGAGAGAATCTGGACTTGTGTTCCTGCTCTTCATGTCAACTGAATGTTTTAATGCG GAATGCATTCAAGTGCAGCATCTGTCAAG GTTATTGTCATGAGGACTGTACTATGAGTTCAACAGTTTCTACAAATGAAGAGGTTGAGTTCTTGATCACTTGCAAGCAGTGCTACCATGCAAAGGCTTTCACTAAAAATGCAAACTTGAAGGAGTCTCCAACTAGTCCTTTGCACTTGCAAATGCAAGAATATCAAACTCCCATGACAGTCACCAGTGTTGCACGGACCAAAAATTACAATCAACCAGTAACACATGTCAAAGGACAAGAGACGCGTTCCGAGAAGAAAGCAACTTCAGAGTCTGCTTTGGCAGCAAAAAGACGTCGCGGCATTTGTTCTTGGGGTATTATATGGAAAAAGAAGAACGGCCAGGAAACTGACACTGATTTCCTGCTTAATAACATACTTCTTGCGGATGGTTCAGAAGTGCATGGGTTGTATCCTGTTTGCCACTTGTGCCATATGCCATATCAGTCAGATCTGATGTATATATGCTGCGAAACTTGCAAAA ATTGGTACCATGCTGAAGCTGTTGAGCTCAACGAGTCAAAGATTTCTGAAGTGGCTGGTTTCAAGTGCTGCAAGTGTCGGAGGATAAAATCACCCGTGTGTCCTTACACTGATTCTAAAAACATAAAGATGCTTGAGAACAAGAAGGTTCACACTAGGCGTTCAAAGCAAGAAACAGTTGGAGAGGACTCTGATTCTGCAACCATTTCCATATCTGATTCTAAATTGTACGAACCTGCTACTCCAATATTTCCCATGGAGGAAGTGCCCATGCAGGATGGTGAtcctcttctcttttctctcgcTAAAGTTGAGTTAGTTACAGAGTACGATTCAGAAGTTAATGCTCAATGGAATACTGCTGAGCCAGGGCCTAGGAAATTACCAGTGAGAAGGGGTATTAAGCGTGAAGAGGATGTAGATGGCTTTCATGAGAGTAACATATCTCATCCTGGAATATCGACACATGGTGAAATGAATTACCTGTCAAATTCCATGGACTTTGCACCATCCCATGTTGAATGGGATGCCTCCATGAATGGATTCGAAGGTGAGATGGTGCATGACTATGAAGATCTGAACTATGAGAATATGGAACCGCAAACTGTCTTCACTATCAATGAGTTGCTTGCACCTGATGATGGTGACCAGTTGGATGGATTCGAAGCATTTGCAGATGAATCAGGAAATCTGGAAAACCAATATACAGTTTTCCAGGATGGAGGCCCTGATCAATATAACATAGCTACTTTCACTGATGAAGTAAAGTCTGCTGTTGATATGATGCAATGTCAGGTATGTTCACTTCAAGAACCATCCCCCGATCTTTCCTGCCAGAACTGTGGGCTATTGATACACAATGAGTGTTCTCCTTGGACTGAATCATCACCGATGAATGGAAGCTGGAAGTGTGGCCAGTGCAGAGAGTGGCGGTAG